The Ammospiza caudacuta isolate bAmmCau1 chromosome 17, bAmmCau1.pri, whole genome shotgun sequence genome has a segment encoding these proteins:
- the LOC131565355 gene encoding testis-expressed protein 2-like — MRAMADPAAVAAEASPALAPSPGSPRRGDVEAPTPHAREDGGGRDGCGLLPSADGDTKRPPSPQPAGMLLAELPRAPQPRLSPARSRTAPPSPSVSPSESRAALLRLRDARLEDTRRRLSEAVQEPLSRLSRLMAEESGPREPGGSPGGGRGAGGRRLRDWTPWEPTQNCRYEICSYGDVIQVVEVAQRDAEPPPVPAAEEAPAAARPGGSVPGRALGGIALLAYGYLVLPLPPYAAGLGLGLLCGLLLGFLAILLLVPRAPPAARGPWGRLRPKLLPGEPREAPHLRGWMNQLHAYDPELFHPSLTHSVLAVLDGATLKLSYPKSNIPRRATFEEEILDAVFVSHRCYDLTDAKVFLCPPSLARKRTWNKKYPICVLLPEAAEAGGSEEQRDTEPQGDEGSRKVPLAGQDSPGDSRDRCLYLFGRTGREKEEWYQHLVQASRGTASGHGDTRAGTGWAPQSSGSSSRGSTEDIPSTDPSRDVSGSTEEIYLDYSTYMARFVPAQGAASPERSPSHGALGSPTPTKGLVAAVPSQEDTASMAWMNALVGRIFWDFLREQYWAEQVSNKIQKKLSKIKLPYFMNELTLTELDMGTSIPSVLSASSPTINERGLWVDLEVTYSGSLQMTLETKMNLSKLGKESSAEESGPAEAGREGARPRLILLADSDAESSSAGSSDEDDAAGAEPVGAPGERLPPPGTEGHVSGNSTSRRILRFVDKIAKSKYFQKATENEFIKKKMEEVSNTPLLLTVEVQELAGTLAVNIPPPPTDRVWYSFRVPPQLELRVRPKLGEREVTFLHVTEWIEKKLKHEFQKILVMPNMDDLIMPIMRSGLDPWPPSPGPPQDPPSTGDRRL, encoded by the exons ATGCGAGCCATGGCAGACCCGGCTGCGGTGGCAGCAGAGgcctctccagccctggcaccgagcccgggctcccctCGGCGCGGGGACGTGGAGGCACCGACGCCGCACGCCCGGGAGGACGGGGGCGGCCGGGATGGCTGCGGGCTCCTTCCCTCGGCAGACGGGGACACGAAGCGTCCCCCCTCGCCCCAGCCCGCGGGGATGCTCCTGGCCGAGCTCCCGCGGGCCCCCCAGCCCCGGCTGAGCCCGGCCCGGTCTCGCACGGCTCCGCCGTCGCCCAGCGTGTCACCGTCCGAGAGCCGAGCCGCGCTGCTCCGGCTGCGCGACGCCAGGCTGGAGGACACGAGGCGGCGGCTGTCGGAGGCCGTGCAGGAGCCCCTGAGCCGCCTGAGCCGCCTGATGGCCGAGGAGAGCgggcccagggagccggggggcagccccgggggcggccgcggggccgggggccgCCGCCTGCGGGACTGGACGCCCTGGGAGCCCACGCAGAACTGCCGCTACGAGATCTGCTCCTACGGGGACGTGATCCAGGTGGTGGAGGTGGCACAGAGGGACGCGGAGCCTCCGCCGGTCCCAGCGGCCGAGGAggccccggcggcggcgcggcctGGGGGCTCCGTGCCGGGCAGGGCCCTCGGCGGCATCGCCCTGCTCGCCTACGGGTACCTGGTGCTGCCGCTGCCGCCCTACGCCGCCGGGCtcggcctggggctgctctgcgggctgctgctgggcttccTCGCCATCCTCCTCCTCGTGCCCAGGGCTCCGCCGGCCGCTCGGGGACCCTGGGGCCGCCTGCGCCCCAAGCTGCTGCCGGGGGAGCCGCGGGAAGCGCCGCACCTGCGG ggctggatgaACCAGCTGCACGCGTACGACCCCGAGCTCTTCCACCCGTCGCTCACGCACTCGGTGCTCGCCGTGCTGGACGGGGCCACCCTCAAGCTGTCCTACCCCAAGAGCAACATCCCGCGCCGAGCCACCTTCGAGGAGGAGATCCTGGACGCCGTGTTCGTCAGCCACCGCTGCTACGACCTGACGGACGCCAAG GTGTTCCTGTgcccccccagcctggcccGAAAGCGGACGTGGAACAAGAAATACCCCATCTGCGTGCTGCTGCCCGAGGCGGCCGAGGCAGGGGGCAGCGAGGAGCAGCGGGACACGGAGCCGCAGGGGGACgagggcagcaggaaggtgCCGCTGGCCGGGCAGGACAGCccgggggacagcagggacaggtgcCTGTACCTGTTTGGGAGGACGGGGCGGGAGAAGGAGGAGTGGTACCAGCACCTCGTGCAAGCCTCCCGTGGGACAGCCAGCGGCCACGGTGACACCagggcag gcacaggATGGGCCCCACagagcagcggcagcagcagcagaggcagcactgaggacaTCCCATCCACAGatccctccagggatgtgtCAGGGAGCACTGAGGAGATTTACCTGGACTACAGCACCTACATGGCCCGatttgtgccagcacagggggcagCCAGCCCGGAGAGGAGCCCCTCTcatggagctctgggcagccccaCGCCCACAAAG GGGCTGgtggctgctgtcccctcccaggagGACACGGCCAGCATGGCCTGGATGAACGCCCTGGTGGGACGCATCTTCTGGGACTTCCTGAGGGAGCAGTACTGGGCAGAGCAGGTGTCCAACAAGATCCAGAAGAAGCTGAGCAAGATCAAG CTCCCGTATTTCATGAACGAGCTGACGCTGACAGAGCTGGACATGGGCACATCCATCCCCTCAGTGCTCagtgcctccagccccaccatCAATGAGCGAG ggctctgggtggACTTGGAGGTCACCTACAGCGGCTCCTTGCAGATGACACTGGAGACAAAGATGAACCTCAGcaagctggggaaggagagctctgcagaggagagcggccctgcagaggcaggcagagagGG ggcccggCCACGGCTGATCCTGCTGGCAGACAGCGACGCCGAGTCCTCCAGCGCCGGCTCCTCCGACGAGGACGATGCCGCCGGTGCAGAGCCCGTGGGAGCCCCGGGGGAGCGGCTGCCCCCGCCCGGCACCGAGGG GCACGTCAGTGGGAACAGCACGAGCAGGAGGATCCTGCGCTTCGTGGATAAGATCGCCAAGTCCAAGTACTTCCAGAAGGCCACGGAGAACGAGTTCATCAAGAAGAAGATGGAGGAGGTGTCCAACACGCCGCTGTTGCTGACGGTGGaggtgcaggagctggcaggaacCCTGGCCGTGAACATCCCCCCGCCACCCACCGACCGTGTCTG GTACAGCTTCCGAGTGCCCCcgcagctggagctgagggtgCGCCCCAAGCTGGGCGAGCGGGAGGTGACATTCCTGCATGTCACTGAGTGGATCGAGAAGAAGCTGAAGCACGAGTTCCAg AAAATCCTGGTGATGCCAAACATGGACGATCTCATCATGCCCATCATGCGCTCTGGCCTGGATCCTTGGCCCCCCAGCCCGGGACCGCCCCAGGATCCACCATCCACGGGGGACAGGAGGCTCTGA
- the MSRB1 gene encoding methionine-R-sulfoxide reductase B1: protein MSFCSFLGGEVFKDHFQPGIYVCAKCGHELFSSRAKYEHSSPWPAFTETLREDSVAKREERPGALKVTCGKCGNGLGHEFLNDGPKRGQSRFUIFSSSLKFVPKGKTDLKEK, encoded by the exons ATGtccttctgctccttcctggGGGGAGAGGTGTTCAAGGACCACTTCCAGCCGG GTATTTACGTGTGTGCCAAGTGTGGCCATGAGCTGTTCTCCAGCCGTGCCAAGTACGAGCACTCGTCGCCGTGGCCGGCGTTCACCGAGACCCTGCGGGAGGACAGCGTGGCCAAACGCGAGGAGCGCCCGGGAGCACTGAAG GTGACCTGCGGCAAGTGTGGCAACGGGCTGGGCCACGAGTTCCTCAACGACGGCCCCAAGAGGGGCCAGTCCCGCTTCTGAATATTCAGCAGCTCGCTGAAGTTCGTCCCCAAAG GTAAAACTGACCTGAAGGAGAAATAA